The Gloeomargarita sp. SKYB120 genome includes a window with the following:
- a CDS encoding DUF2232 domain-containing protein: protein MSSPQARPELPLALVETSFLASAASLAWLTSFYLGLTPVLRLFLPIPLAMATRRWGHRWGWLGLITTFLLLSVLMGPPRGLAYILRYGFLAVMLGYHWRRGTGWGMTILQAIGVGTVGFFAQIGVLSVLVGEDLWLYITNQATGALEWLLDRLGILWQPTVWAIQMATVVLVMLNTAVYTLVVQLMAWALLERLDAPVPPPPVWLRAWLGLDEP from the coding sequence ATGAGTTCCCCCCAGGCGCGACCGGAGTTGCCGCTGGCGCTGGTGGAAACCTCGTTTTTGGCGAGTGCAGCTAGCTTGGCCTGGTTGACGAGTTTTTACCTGGGTTTGACGCCGGTGCTGCGGTTGTTTCTGCCGATTCCGTTGGCCATGGCGACCCGTCGCTGGGGGCATCGCTGGGGCTGGCTGGGATTAATCACCACGTTTTTGCTCCTGTCGGTGTTGATGGGACCGCCCCGTGGGTTGGCCTATATCCTGCGCTACGGCTTCCTGGCGGTTATGCTGGGCTATCACTGGCGCCGCGGCACAGGTTGGGGGATGACCATCCTGCAGGCAATTGGCGTGGGAACGGTGGGTTTTTTTGCCCAGATTGGCGTGCTGTCGGTTTTGGTGGGGGAAGACCTCTGGCTGTACATCACCAACCAGGCCACGGGGGCGCTGGAATGGCTCCTGGACCGGCTGGGGATTCTCTGGCAACCAACGGTCTGGGCGATTCAAATGGCAACGGTAGTGCTGGTGATGCTCAACACGGCGGTCTATACCTTGGTGGTGCAATTGATGGCCTGGGCGCTGCTGGAGCGATTGGATGCACCCGTTCCCCCCCCACCGGTTTGGCTGCGGGCTTGGTTGGGCTTGGATGAACCATGA
- a CDS encoding TM2 domain-containing protein gives MSPAAGYVLRFSSQSADALVAGLQDWQERGLWEGATLNLAIIQRGARTIDLTLNITTTAQIPRVIQGMKTWAELGLVTAPVEGKVVFSQLPEQLLGGLERWLQLGLLSDKQLAWFCQDYLTQPLREIPSLVEPRSSRVTEPGRLGGAVQPLSIGTAYLLWALGFVGLCGLHRLYLGQIGWGLLWFFTFGLGGIGQLVDILLIPYMTRVANQRRGVVSVVTEPVASVAQPPALLQSLQAELSILWLGLVGVFLVVLSSVVLVVSVWDVLGRVGQYALVALYTLAFGGLTWRLRRTNRVPLTTTLLQSLTLLLIPINFWAMDGLGLWQEQLAVAIGSGLILTGLGWWLLGQNRSAGVALALVWLQSYWPQPVVIYGAVYLGVGLATAVLLRQRRWQWPEIAVAGSVGLLLVRAIGTLGWSARELALAVGGSGGLLVLLGPQWVGWPLAWAGWLWASWGAEWAWSAAGMVLVLGALIYRWVHQTRARIGIWGLGLLQLQAWWLLWTAIPATGRDAVLTTAERVGGTLGMPMVLLSVLWLPALGVVLAVSQWWERRGNADFARDGRWFALALGAALCVLSLANPTWRVLVWGSCALYLWGWGRGQPAVHLGWVYLGQALTWSAVLFAVDRLAPELPSEIWALLLFIGAAGEWCWCCTEHRWRQTGWPVGLVLMALGYGQWLMSSSNAWLLSGLLPPLALSILAWQPPCPLPRWWLGISTVSAGLVALWMPDEWRTLALGLAAVITAFNAWQWPNGLTGWVTLSLGWWLWLRLIPDELGVITTLLETGFLLLVWAGRHYLALHRELYAWIADDWAAVVSGGLLFGAVYTISPAYTAGVLPDTSTVVRTLTGLGIVNLGLAYRLYQRVQGWVGWMLVLGLEAALGVGAVLATADRWLVLALGNTVLGLVALVLLRRQLPSRWVMVIPLFYVTIGLVVGLGTPLTDLTGWTAVGFGLVVLSIQRWRSLSLWLTYTGWGAISLGLYQFLVYWLLQQPAGQPGDGWMALAALAMLLSYAYVGLQRWGARVIAPAVAFYLGHAHWGLAVLLAAIRLGFPTSQSGVVGNAIVLLLCSVYALGYGRHQGPWVWAGAAIFLAAVGDILMVLVAETTLAAWAGTMGSLLGLFFVSAPWERWGWPEKQRWQAVGWAVPGGTVLLLGWMAGGNWVTWPNLLVTAAFYAWAAKDNLRWSYVSLLLLDWGLFKFLREQDWSSFLAYALIIGVSMLYVAQVDVYWRQADTREERHALRCWATGLIGATLIWETQGAWGPGLLTMALGLALAGLGLWRRVRAYLWVGTLVFALQALIQVWMFVTTHSFFIWVLGLAAGVVLLWMAATFETRQAQVRDWLQALKTLITSGWAGWE, from the coding sequence ATGTCCCCAGCCGCAGGATATGTGTTGCGTTTTTCCAGCCAATCGGCGGATGCGCTAGTGGCGGGGTTACAAGACTGGCAAGAGCGGGGATTGTGGGAAGGTGCAACCCTAAACCTAGCGATTATCCAGCGAGGGGCGCGGACGATTGATTTAACGCTAAACATCACGACTACTGCCCAAATTCCCCGAGTGATTCAAGGGATGAAGACCTGGGCAGAATTGGGTTTGGTGACGGCGCCAGTCGAAGGGAAAGTGGTTTTCTCCCAGTTGCCGGAACAGTTGTTAGGGGGGTTAGAACGTTGGCTACAACTTGGGTTGCTATCGGACAAGCAGCTGGCCTGGTTTTGCCAGGACTATCTCACGCAACCGCTCAGGGAAATTCCGTCGTTGGTAGAGCCAAGGTCGTCTCGCGTGACGGAACCTGGACGATTAGGCGGAGCGGTTCAGCCCCTATCCATAGGAACAGCCTATCTACTGTGGGCATTGGGCTTTGTGGGACTGTGCGGCCTGCACCGGCTCTACCTAGGGCAAATAGGCTGGGGATTGCTGTGGTTTTTTACCTTCGGATTGGGCGGCATCGGGCAATTGGTAGATATTCTGCTCATTCCGTACATGACAAGAGTGGCCAACCAGCGCCGAGGAGTGGTTTCTGTCGTGACTGAACCGGTGGCATCTGTCGCTCAACCACCAGCGCTGTTGCAATCCCTGCAAGCCGAGCTGAGCATTCTCTGGCTGGGACTTGTGGGAGTGTTTTTGGTGGTGCTGTCGTCGGTGGTGCTGGTGGTCAGCGTTTGGGATGTCTTGGGCCGGGTCGGGCAGTACGCCCTTGTGGCGCTGTACACACTGGCGTTTGGCGGTCTGACCTGGCGGTTACGGCGTACGAACCGGGTGCCTTTGACAACGACTTTACTCCAGAGCCTGACGTTACTGTTGATTCCCATTAACTTCTGGGCGATGGATGGGCTGGGATTGTGGCAGGAACAATTGGCAGTCGCCATCGGCTCAGGGCTGATACTAACCGGTTTGGGATGGTGGTTACTGGGGCAGAACCGGTCGGCGGGTGTAGCGCTCGCGTTAGTTTGGCTGCAATCGTACTGGCCGCAACCGGTGGTCATTTACGGCGCGGTGTATCTGGGTGTGGGCTTGGCAACGGCAGTGCTGCTGCGGCAAAGGCGCTGGCAATGGCCGGAAATAGCGGTTGCTGGGAGCGTGGGGCTGTTGCTGGTGCGGGCCATTGGGACGTTGGGTTGGTCAGCGCGAGAATTGGCTTTGGCAGTGGGCGGGAGCGGTGGGTTGTTGGTGCTGTTGGGACCGCAGTGGGTAGGCTGGCCGCTGGCGTGGGCGGGATGGTTGTGGGCCAGTTGGGGCGCGGAATGGGCATGGTCAGCAGCCGGCATGGTGCTGGTGCTAGGGGCGCTGATTTACCGGTGGGTGCATCAAACCCGTGCCAGGATAGGGATTTGGGGTTTGGGATTGCTGCAACTTCAAGCCTGGTGGCTGCTGTGGACAGCGATTCCAGCAACGGGACGAGATGCAGTCCTGACCACAGCGGAACGGGTCGGGGGCACGTTGGGGATGCCAATGGTGTTGCTCAGTGTGCTGTGGCTACCGGCATTGGGAGTGGTCTTAGCGGTCAGCCAGTGGTGGGAGCGCCGGGGAAATGCCGATTTTGCTCGTGATGGCCGATGGTTTGCCCTGGCGTTAGGGGCGGCTTTGTGTGTGCTCAGCCTGGCCAATCCCACTTGGCGGGTGCTGGTCTGGGGCAGTTGTGCTCTGTACCTGTGGGGGTGGGGGCGGGGACAACCAGCGGTTCATCTCGGTTGGGTCTATCTAGGGCAAGCCTTGACGTGGAGTGCCGTGTTATTTGCCGTTGACCGGCTGGCGCCTGAATTACCGAGCGAGATTTGGGCGTTGCTTTTATTCATAGGGGCGGCGGGGGAATGGTGCTGGTGCTGTACAGAGCATCGCTGGCGCCAAACGGGCTGGCCGGTGGGGTTGGTGCTCATGGCGCTGGGTTACGGACAGTGGCTCATGAGTTCCTCAAATGCCTGGTTGCTGAGCGGACTGCTCCCCCCCTTGGCGTTGAGTATTCTGGCCTGGCAGCCGCCGTGCCCATTACCGCGCTGGTGGCTGGGAATTTCAACTGTGAGTGCGGGGTTGGTGGCGCTTTGGATGCCGGATGAATGGCGAACGCTGGCGTTGGGGTTAGCAGCAGTGATAACCGCATTCAATGCCTGGCAATGGCCGAATGGTCTGACCGGCTGGGTGACGCTGTCGCTGGGCTGGTGGCTGTGGCTGCGGTTGATCCCCGATGAGCTGGGAGTCATCACAACACTACTCGAGACGGGGTTTTTATTGCTGGTGTGGGCGGGCCGCCACTATTTGGCTTTACATCGAGAGCTTTACGCCTGGATTGCCGATGATTGGGCAGCCGTGGTGAGTGGGGGGCTGCTGTTCGGGGCAGTGTACACGATTTCCCCCGCCTATACCGCAGGTGTTTTGCCGGATACCAGCACTGTTGTCCGCACGCTCACCGGCCTGGGAATTGTCAATCTAGGGCTGGCCTACCGGTTGTATCAACGCGTGCAAGGCTGGGTCGGCTGGATGCTGGTGCTGGGATTGGAAGCAGCCCTGGGAGTCGGCGCTGTACTGGCAACGGCGGACCGCTGGCTGGTGTTGGCGCTGGGCAATACCGTTTTGGGTCTAGTGGCGCTGGTGCTGCTTCGGCGGCAATTACCGTCTCGCTGGGTGATGGTCATTCCCCTGTTCTACGTCACGATTGGTTTGGTCGTAGGGCTGGGAACACCCTTGACAGATTTAACGGGTTGGACGGCAGTGGGTTTTGGCTTGGTGGTGTTGAGTATCCAGCGCTGGCGCTCGCTCAGTCTATGGCTGACCTACACCGGTTGGGGGGCGATTTCGTTAGGACTCTATCAATTCCTGGTCTATTGGCTCCTGCAACAACCGGCGGGACAACCGGGCGATGGCTGGATGGCATTGGCGGCGTTGGCGATGCTGCTGAGTTATGCCTACGTTGGCCTACAACGCTGGGGGGCCCGGGTCATTGCACCGGCAGTGGCGTTCTACCTGGGACATGCCCACTGGGGATTGGCGGTGCTGCTGGCAGCCATTCGCTTGGGCTTTCCTACGAGTCAAAGTGGTGTTGTAGGTAATGCCATTGTCCTATTGCTGTGCAGCGTTTATGCCTTGGGGTACGGGCGGCATCAAGGGCCATGGGTATGGGCAGGGGCGGCGATATTTCTAGCAGCAGTAGGCGATATATTGATGGTGCTGGTAGCGGAGACGACGTTAGCCGCCTGGGCGGGGACCATGGGCAGTTTGCTGGGCTTATTTTTCGTGAGCGCCCCTTGGGAACGGTGGGGATGGCCGGAAAAACAGCGCTGGCAGGCGGTGGGATGGGCGGTGCCAGGGGGGACGGTGTTGCTGTTGGGCTGGATGGCCGGTGGGAACTGGGTGACCTGGCCGAATCTACTGGTGACAGCGGCATTTTACGCCTGGGCCGCCAAGGATAACTTGCGCTGGAGCTATGTCAGTCTGCTGCTGCTGGATTGGGGATTGTTCAAGTTTCTGCGGGAGCAAGACTGGTCATCATTTTTGGCCTATGCCCTGATCATCGGCGTGTCAATGCTGTATGTGGCGCAGGTAGATGTCTATTGGCGGCAGGCGGACACACGGGAAGAACGCCACGCACTGCGATGTTGGGCGACGGGATTGATCGGGGCAACGTTGATTTGGGAAACGCAAGGAGCTTGGGGACCAGGATTGCTGACGATGGCGTTGGGATTGGCGCTGGCGGGGTTGGGTCTATGGCGACGAGTGCGGGCTTATCTGTGGGTGGGAACGCTCGTCTTTGCCCTGCAAGCATTGATCCAAGTCTGGATGTTTGTCACGACCCATAGCTTTTTCATCTGGGTGCTGGGGTTAGCGGCTGGTGTGGTGTTATTGTGGATGGCAGCGACCTTTGAAACGCGGCAGGCGCAAGTGCGGGACTGGCTACAAGCCTTGAAGACATTGATAACCAGCGGTTGGGCCGGTTGGGAATAG
- a CDS encoding TIGR00303 family protein: protein MIQTHSQLLQVADWCTQVQRQPPALICVLGFTETALRPGISAAGATPWSRRFTAAADAEFLIHGPCSQPVYPLPPLTAGVSPVYITRALVQALDLPVRLVNAGLPVPLSVPAMSLGPVLARCVSTGNAMDRAAVDLLWRQGWELGKQLLQSLPRPYYVIGECVVGGTTTALAVLTGLGWPAQGRVSSSHPKCNHAQKWHLVQTGLHHCRGQLGDPWSVVAALGDPMQVVVAAMTLAMHQDTPILLAGGTQMLAVWALIQAIANHEALPWQPERVLVGTTSWVVQDPSAQVVALAQALQAPLATANLNFQASSYPALRAYEQGFVKEGVAAGGCAIAAHLYRGWGNAQVLAAVETLLKQSATLASPDG, encoded by the coding sequence ATGATCCAAACCCATAGCCAGCTTCTTCAGGTAGCCGATTGGTGCACCCAGGTGCAAAGGCAGCCCCCCGCCTTGATTTGCGTGCTGGGATTTACGGAAACCGCTTTGCGCCCAGGGATTTCCGCTGCTGGGGCTACCCCCTGGTCGCGACGGTTTACAGCCGCCGCCGATGCAGAGTTTTTAATCCATGGCCCCTGTTCCCAACCGGTGTATCCCCTACCGCCCTTGACGGCTGGGGTTTCGCCGGTGTACATCACGCGCGCCCTGGTACAGGCCCTGGACCTACCGGTGCGTCTGGTCAACGCGGGGTTGCCAGTGCCGCTGTCTGTTCCGGCTATGTCCCTGGGTCCGGTGCTTGCCCGCTGCGTCAGTACGGGAAACGCCATGGACCGGGCTGCTGTGGATTTACTCTGGCGACAGGGATGGGAGCTGGGAAAACAGCTATTGCAGTCACTTCCGCGGCCCTACTACGTCATCGGGGAATGTGTGGTGGGAGGAACAACGACGGCCCTAGCGGTATTGACGGGGTTGGGGTGGCCAGCCCAGGGACGGGTCAGTAGCAGCCATCCCAAGTGCAATCACGCCCAGAAATGGCACCTGGTGCAAACGGGTTTGCACCATTGCCGTGGCCAGTTGGGCGATCCCTGGTCAGTGGTGGCCGCCCTGGGTGACCCCATGCAGGTGGTGGTGGCGGCCATGACGCTGGCGATGCACCAGGATACTCCGATTCTGTTGGCGGGGGGAACGCAAATGCTGGCGGTGTGGGCCTTGATCCAGGCCATCGCCAACCACGAAGCTTTGCCCTGGCAACCCGAACGAGTCCTAGTCGGCACGACCAGTTGGGTGGTTCAAGACCCCAGCGCCCAGGTCGTTGCCTTGGCGCAGGCGCTGCAAGCACCCTTAGCAACGGCTAACTTGAATTTCCAGGCCTCCAGCTATCCGGCACTGCGGGCCTATGAACAGGGCTTTGTCAAAGAGGGGGTCGCCGCCGGAGGATGCGCAATCGCAGCCCACCTGTATCGTGGCTGGGGGAACGCCCAAGTGCTGGCTGCTGTGGAAACCCTGCTCAAGCAGTCGGCAACGCTAGCTTCACCAGACGGCTGA
- a CDS encoding DUF5017 domain-containing protein, with protein sequence MSVSLTHATVYTETFDIFTDPSSTTFVTHQSPVANDSNVATVTAFSLVGEQTVQFSSILSETKTGGLTPPIVNNFDTNLGTGWQVFSVDSDKANTWFFTLAQGGRAEVNGFGDSAPANDWLISPPVNLDIFSQEIVSFTTFTQFTDIGLPVSQQLRFLYSTNYSGSGDPSLATWIPLSFTLPAANSQVDTFSGNIDLSGITGSKVYFAFQYKSSGTGANTSTLWRIDNFNLRDAEPGFSIVETDNVTAVVEGGVSDKYEIALIRNPSAPVQVTVNPNPDLLFSTDNVNFFSTVTLTFTSGLRPQSVFVKAVNDTTAEGFERVTITHTVRTSDPSYSLLSAPTSDH encoded by the coding sequence ATGTCTGTTTCACTAACTCATGCAACGGTTTATACAGAGACTTTTGATATTTTCACAGACCCTAGTAGCACAACGTTTGTGACCCACCAGTCCCCTGTTGCAAATGATAGCAATGTAGCTACTGTAACTGCCTTTTCGTTGGTTGGTGAACAAACCGTGCAGTTCAGTAGTATCCTTAGCGAAACTAAAACCGGTGGCCTAACGCCTCCTATCGTCAATAATTTTGACACGAATCTGGGGACAGGTTGGCAAGTTTTTAGTGTAGATAGTGATAAAGCAAACACCTGGTTCTTTACCCTTGCTCAGGGCGGTCGTGCTGAAGTTAACGGGTTTGGTGACAGCGCGCCGGCTAATGATTGGTTAATTTCACCCCCTGTCAATTTGGATATCTTCAGTCAAGAGATTGTTTCCTTCACGACGTTTACCCAGTTCACTGACATTGGGCTACCCGTCAGTCAACAGCTACGATTTCTCTACTCCACCAACTACAGCGGTTCAGGGGACCCCAGCCTGGCCACCTGGATACCCCTGTCCTTTACACTGCCAGCTGCCAATAGCCAGGTGGATACCTTCTCGGGCAATATCGATCTAAGTGGTATCACTGGTAGTAAGGTCTATTTCGCCTTTCAGTACAAATCTTCGGGTACGGGAGCGAACACCTCTACCTTGTGGCGCATTGACAACTTTAATCTTAGGGATGCGGAGCCTGGTTTCTCGATTGTGGAAACTGATAATGTGACTGCGGTTGTTGAAGGGGGTGTTTCTGATAAGTACGAAATTGCCCTCATTCGCAATCCCTCTGCGCCCGTACAGGTTACGGTCAACCCTAATCCCGATTTACTCTTTAGTACCGATAATGTCAATTTTTTTAGCACAGTGACCCTCACGTTCACCAGTGGCCTTCGACCGCAAAGTGTGTTTGTTAAGGCGGTTAATGATACGACAGCAGAAGGCTTTGAACGTGTAACAATTACGCATACGGTTCGTACTAGCGACCCCAGCTACAGTCTTCTCTCGGCACCTACATCTGATCATTAA
- a CDS encoding D-alanine--D-alanine ligase: protein MIRVGVLFGGQSAEHEISVQSARNVLAALASAHYTAIPIGITRRGHWWLADPAWLQQADPQRLPTFDQGLAPVGVLPGQGLAVCQQHQWELLPLDVVFPVLHGPCGEDGTVQGLLTLAGLPFVGAGVLGSALGMDKEVMKRLLTQAGLAVAPHRCYRRGETVDPQALVAQLGLPLFVKPANMGSSVGITKVHTADELGPALALAWRYDAKALVEQAIVGREIECAILDGSPPQASVPGEIIPQHEFYSYAAKYLDAQGALLKAPADLTPDQVAEVQRLSLRVFQVLEGRGLARVDWFLTPEGRWIVNEINTIPGFTSISMYPKLWELSGIPYPELVSRLVKLALPTA, encoded by the coding sequence ATGATCCGGGTTGGGGTGCTGTTTGGGGGCCAGTCAGCAGAGCACGAAATTTCCGTGCAATCAGCGCGCAATGTCCTGGCGGCGTTGGCGTCTGCCCATTACACGGCAATTCCCATCGGCATCACACGGCGGGGGCACTGGTGGTTGGCCGACCCGGCCTGGCTCCAGCAGGCGGACCCCCAGCGGTTGCCCACCTTTGACCAGGGTCTCGCACCGGTGGGCGTGCTACCCGGTCAAGGCCTAGCAGTGTGTCAACAGCACCAGTGGGAACTGTTGCCCTTGGACGTGGTGTTTCCGGTGCTGCACGGCCCCTGCGGTGAAGATGGCACGGTGCAGGGGTTGCTCACCCTGGCGGGTTTACCGTTTGTCGGTGCGGGTGTGCTCGGCTCGGCGCTGGGCATGGACAAGGAGGTGATGAAACGGCTGTTGACCCAGGCGGGTTTGGCGGTGGCCCCCCATCGCTGTTACCGGCGCGGGGAGACGGTCGACCCGCAAGCGTTGGTCGCCCAGTTGGGGTTGCCCCTGTTTGTGAAACCGGCCAACATGGGGTCGTCGGTGGGGATCACCAAAGTCCATACTGCTGATGAATTGGGTCCGGCCTTGGCCCTGGCCTGGCGGTACGACGCCAAAGCGCTGGTGGAGCAGGCCATTGTGGGACGGGAAATCGAATGCGCCATTTTGGATGGGTCGCCGCCCCAGGCGTCGGTTCCTGGCGAAATCATCCCCCAGCACGAGTTCTATTCCTACGCCGCCAAATACCTGGACGCCCAGGGCGCGTTGCTGAAAGCGCCAGCGGATCTCACGCCCGACCAGGTGGCTGAAGTCCAGCGCCTGTCCCTGCGGGTTTTTCAGGTGCTCGAGGGGCGAGGCCTGGCGCGGGTGGATTGGTTTTTGACCCCCGAGGGCCGCTGGATTGTCAACGAGATCAACACCATCCCCGGTTTTACCTCGATCAGCATGTACCCCAAGCTCTGGGAACTCAGCGGGATTCCCTACCCGGAACTGGTCAGCCGTCTGGTGAAGCTAGCGTTGCCGACTGCTTGA